The DNA segment TTTTTTGACATTTTCCTTGGAGATGTCCCATCTCTTTGAGTTCTGCCTTATTTTGTAAAAATTCTTCTTCTTTAGTAAGTAGCTCAAGATCTTCTAAAACTTGCAAAAGAAGTTCTAGTTCCTTTTCTTTTACAATGGATTTGCTTTTTCTCTTGATTTTGATCTCCTCCTTATATTTTTAATAATATATAACTATTATCTTTTTAAGGTTTTTACCTCTGAATAAGATTTATATTTTTATATAATGATAGTGAAGTAATTGAACTGATCTTTTTTCTTCATCAAGAACAAAGTGGTAAGTTTTAAATATATTCTCTGGAATAGAATAATTCTTTGCAAGATATTTTATAATATCATAAGTTAAATTTTCTTTTTCTTTTTTATTTAAAGGAGCATTTTTAGCTGCTATTCTTTCATTTATAGAGAAAGAGTCTAAAATAAAATCACATAGACGTTTATTTTCTTTTTTTAGTTTCAAGAATTCCTCATTGTTTTTTTGTTCAATATATTCTAGATATTCAATCAACTCAGAATTTTCTAAAGAACTTTTTATTGAGTCTAGAGAAATATTCTTTTTTAGGAGTTCTTTAATATTTTTTACTTCTTGAAAAGAACTTAAAAGACTATTTTTAGTTTTAGCAACAACCACTGTATAATCATTCTTTATAGCATAGATTGGAACGAAGTCTTCCTTATATAGTTCAGGAATCTCTTCATAAATTCTAACTTCAGCTTTATTTTGGGAAATACCTTGTGAATCTAGTGCTATTTTAAAGTATGAATCTTTCTCTTCTTTAAATTTAACAGTTATCCTATTTTCGTCTACATATGCTTCAATTATAGAAGTTAATGGATATTTCATAAGATGTTCTGATAGTTTTATCCAAAGTTGATTTACTGCTACATTTCCAACTAGGGTGAAGTTTGAATTTGAAAAAGGTAGTTCAACAAGTTTTTGAGCTATAAACTCAAATCCTTCCAGATCTAATTGTGTTGTAATTACTTTTTTTCCTAAAACCAATTGAGAAAAGTTACAGAGCTTGTAAAGTCCATAAACTAATTTCCTAATATTAGTATTTAGTCTAGGGTTTTTATTTGGAGCCTTTAAGTCATAATCCAGTGATATATTTTTTAATATTTCACATTCTTTTTGAAAGAACTCGATTTGATATCCTTCGACTTTAAAATCTTTATCAGATATAGGAATAAGATTTCTACTTATCCAGGTTGGGATACAGACAACCCTTGTTTTAAAGTTTTCTTGACTGAATTTATCTGTAAAAGAAGTGCAGAGTAGTTCTTTTACAGAGGTGTATGGATTCTTTTGTAATTCTTTTTCTATACTATCCTCAAAATTTCCATTAAAGATAAAGCTAGTAGGGTATACTTTAGAGGCACTTAGTGAATCATTAGTTGAATTAGAAATATTCTTTAATCTAGTTTCACCTGTCGTTAAAAAATCAAGGATTGCTCCGAGTTCTTCAGTACTTAGATTAAAGCTTTGAATATCTTCAAAGCCAAGAACTTGATAACTTCCTACTAATCCTTCTTCACCTTTTTTAATATCTCCAAAAAGCTGTGGTCCAGTGATTTTACCACTAATAGCTTTGGAAATAGGCGATAATACTTTTGCCAACATAAAAGTTTTTCCAAAGGCTGGTCTACCATACTGCCATAGATGTAAACTTTCTTGGACGAATGGTATTAGATTTATAAGTCTTATCATTATCTCTTTTGCAACTAATTTATAGGAATCTATTCCTATTCCATTAATTATAGGAGTGATATTCGCTCCTATAGTAGCGAAAGTATTTTCTTTTTCAATGCTATTTTCTATTACTTGTTTTTGAATTTCATTAAATGATTTTTTTTCATCATTTTTACTTACTTTTAAGACTATTCCCATAGCAATAAGTTTCAATTGTTTTTCTTTCATTTCATTTTCCTCCTCTTTTAGTTATATGAATTATAACAGTTTCTTTCATAAATTTTTAATAGGTTTGAGTATGTATAAGTTCTGCCACAATTTGGACATTTAAAGCTTGCTTCTTGTGATCTAGCATTTGATGTTAAATACAGCTCAAACTCAGGCTCAACTTGTTGGTGACAATCGTCACATCTTAAAATATGAGTAATTTTATCTCCCCATTTCTCAATATTTTCATATTGAAATAAAGCTAAGCCATTTACTCCGTTAATAAAAAAGTCATCTAAATCATATTTAGTAAAAATATATCCAGTTTTTATACAATGATTAACAATATACTTAAAAGCAATTTGATAATATTTTTTTATAAAGACCTCTTTTTTGTTAATTGGATCAATGCTCAAATCTTCATTTATAAAAAGAGGAATATATTGATTAAATTTTCTATTATCAAATAGAAAATAATCATTTTCAAGATAATCATTATATAGTTGCATGGTCTTAACATCTATAAAAAAATTATAATATAGATTATTAGCAAGAATTGAATAGTATTGTTTTAGCTCCAGTAATTCTTCCACAGTTAAAATTATCTGAGATGATTCTACTAAATCTAAAATATTTTTAACTATTGCTATAGATACTTCTTTATTTGAAATAGTTAATTTAGCTTTTTTTGCCAATTCTATAATTCTATTTTTAAATAACTTAACATAGAAATTATTACTCTTTAAAATAAAGGAATATTTTTCTAATTCTTCATCTGATGAGTAATATAAGCGAAGTGATTGATAATCTTTCAAATTCATACTCTTTCTAATAAAAACTATTGAAGAATTATTATTTATTGGCTGTAGTCCTGCTTTTCTCACTAATTCTCTAAGCCAATCTTGTGATTGGGAATCAAAGATAATGGAATCATTTAAATCGTGGTAAGCACAATAATTTTTATTTATTTTATTAAATAAAAAGCTGAAGTTTGGAGCAAGTATCTTGAAATTTTTTAAAACTGAAAGAATATCTTCTTCAAAGAGGGAAGGAAAGAAAAGGCTACCCTTTTCTTCAATAAAAGTAATTATATTACTAAAACTTCCTATTAAATTTTCCTTTAACCGAGGAGTGGATTTATATGTTTGTGCATTAAACCTAAGTGAAGAATTTGAAGTTAACTTATAAGTAAAATATATATAGAACTCTAAAAAATCAGTTAAAGGTTTATAGAAGACTTTAACTCTCGAATTTTCATTACAGTTTGAAAGTTTAAGAATACTTTTAGCACATTTTAAAGCAAGCCTCAAAAAAGTTAGTGTAAAAACTAATTCAAAACAAGCAATGCTCAATAGAGCATTCTTTATTTCAAGGTCGATAGGAAGACTCTCTATTTTTTTTATTATTTCTAGAGAAGCAATGTTTGTACTATTCCTATTTTTTTCAAGTTGTTCTTTTATTTCTGTTACAATATAACAAGTATTATTATTTTCATTTGCCATTTTATATCCTCCTTATTTGTCAATTTTATTTATTGGGTTGCCTCTAAAAGTGAAATATTTAAGGAGGATGAAATGAAAAAACTTTAATCAAACAAAATAGTTTAATATTAAGCTTTCTCAATTCACTCACCTCTTTTTAATTTATTTGGGTGTTAATTCCCATGATTAATTAGTATTTTCTTAGTTCCATATACTCTGCTAATAAGTTATCTCTTATTTCTGTTAAGTACATTATTTCTTCTTCATCTTCTTCAACAGGATATTTGATGATATAACAAATGTTAGAGATTTTTTTTAGCAGGTCTTTTATTTTATCGTCATTTTCCATTTTTTCACCCCCTTTTTATGGAAAAAGTTTTTATTGGCTTTACCTCCTTTCTCTAAAGAGAAATTTTTATTTCTCTTTGATATAAACAATTAAGAAGAAAAACTTAATCATATTTCGTTTGAAGATAAGAAAATGATTTCTTCTTTATTGTTAATAGCATAAGTTTCTAGAAAAAGATT comes from the uncultured Fusobacterium sp. genome and includes:
- a CDS encoding BREX system Lon protease-like protein BrxL is translated as MKEKQLKLIAMGIVLKVSKNDEKKSFNEIQKQVIENSIEKENTFATIGANITPIINGIGIDSYKLVAKEIMIRLINLIPFVQESLHLWQYGRPAFGKTFMLAKVLSPISKAISGKITGPQLFGDIKKGEEGLVGSYQVLGFEDIQSFNLSTEELGAILDFLTTGETRLKNISNSTNDSLSASKVYPTSFIFNGNFEDSIEKELQKNPYTSVKELLCTSFTDKFSQENFKTRVVCIPTWISRNLIPISDKDFKVEGYQIEFFQKECEILKNISLDYDLKAPNKNPRLNTNIRKLVYGLYKLCNFSQLVLGKKVITTQLDLEGFEFIAQKLVELPFSNSNFTLVGNVAVNQLWIKLSEHLMKYPLTSIIEAYVDENRITVKFKEEKDSYFKIALDSQGISQNKAEVRIYEEIPELYKEDFVPIYAIKNDYTVVVAKTKNSLLSSFQEVKNIKELLKKNISLDSIKSSLENSELIEYLEYIEQKNNEEFLKLKKENKRLCDFILDSFSINERIAAKNAPLNKKEKENLTYDIIKYLAKNYSIPENIFKTYHFVLDEEKRSVQLLHYHYIKI